From a region of the Vallitalea longa genome:
- a CDS encoding IS256 family transposase, producing MANNLITKEQAQSIIENNDIKTPQDIMGALKNMFKDVIQEMLENEMDETLGYERYDHDQPKSNYRNGYSQKKVRSSLGEIDIDVPRDRNADFEPKIVPKRKKDISDIEKQIISLYARGMSTRDIHEQMNELYGINVSADMVSRITDKLIPTIKEWQGRPLEPIYPFVFMDAIHFKVRTEGRVINRAAYVIIGVNLDGMKDVLGIWIGENESSKFWLNILNQLSSRGVKDVLIFSVDGLSGIKEAIQTVYPQAEIQRCIIHQLRNSFKFVSYKDYKEFTRDFKEVYRASSEDLALLKLDELEDKWGTKYPHALTSWRKNWDVLCPFFKFPDDIRRIMYTTNVIENLNRQYRKVTKSKCIFPTDTSLQKMLFLATDKATKKWTQRYRGWDKILNQLTILYNERITPYIG from the coding sequence ATGGCAAATAATCTTATTACTAAAGAACAAGCACAATCAATAATTGAAAACAATGACATCAAAACTCCACAAGATATTATGGGTGCTCTAAAAAATATGTTTAAGGATGTTATTCAAGAAATGCTTGAAAACGAGATGGATGAAACTCTAGGCTACGAACGTTACGATCATGACCAACCTAAATCCAACTATCGAAATGGTTATTCTCAAAAGAAAGTTCGTTCTTCTCTAGGTGAAATTGATATTGATGTGCCTAGAGACCGAAATGCTGATTTTGAACCTAAGATTGTTCCCAAAAGAAAAAAAGATATTTCAGATATTGAGAAACAAATCATAAGTCTTTATGCTCGTGGTATGTCCACAAGAGATATTCATGAACAGATGAATGAACTGTATGGAATAAATGTTTCGGCAGATATGGTAAGTAGAATAACAGATAAACTAATACCAACAATTAAAGAATGGCAAGGAAGACCCTTAGAACCTATATATCCCTTTGTTTTTATGGATGCAATTCATTTTAAAGTAAGAACTGAAGGACGCGTTATCAATCGAGCAGCTTATGTGATCATTGGTGTTAACCTAGATGGTATGAAGGATGTATTAGGTATCTGGATAGGTGAAAACGAGAGCTCTAAATTCTGGTTAAACATTCTTAATCAATTATCTTCACGAGGAGTTAAAGATGTCCTTATCTTCTCTGTAGACGGGCTTTCTGGCATAAAAGAAGCTATCCAAACAGTTTATCCACAAGCAGAAATACAGCGCTGTATTATACATCAATTAAGAAATTCATTTAAGTTTGTATCCTATAAAGATTACAAAGAATTTACAAGAGATTTCAAAGAGGTTTATCGTGCTTCATCAGAAGATTTAGCTTTATTAAAGCTTGATGAATTAGAAGATAAATGGGGAACTAAGTATCCTCATGCGTTAACGAGTTGGCGAAAAAATTGGGATGTATTGTGTCCATTTTTTAAATTCCCAGATGACATCAGGCGCATTATGTATACAACAAATGTCATTGAAAATCTTAATAGGCAATATCGTAAAGTAACAAAGAGCAAATGTATTTTTCCAACAGATACATCCTTACAAAAAATGCTTTTTTTAGCTACAGATAAAGCTACCAAAAAATGGACACAAAGGTATCGAGGTTGGGATAAAATACTCAATCAATTAACCATTTTATATAATGAACGTATAACACCTTATATTGGCTAA